CGTGTCGATGGACGGATTCGCCGGCTACCACACCGCCACCACCGAGCAGTTGCCGAAAGCGAGGAAGGTGATGGATCCGTTCCATGTGGTGCATCTGGCCGCTGACAAGCTGACTATGACCCGGCAGCGGATCCAGCAGGACACATGCGGGCATCGCGGCAGGTCAGGCGACCCGTTGTACGGGGTGCGGCGGATCCTGTTGACCAGGATGGGACTGCTGACCGACAAGCAGAAGGCGAAGCTGGACGCGGTGTTCGCTGATGAGCGGCACACGGCTGTGGATGTCACGCACTGGACGTATCAGGACATCACCGCAGCCTATGAGCATCCTGACCGTCGGGTCGGGAAGAGGTGGATGTACAAAATCATGTGTCGGATCCGGAAAGATCTCCCTGCCGGGGTCCAGGAGCTGGGGCAGTTGGGCCGGACGATGTGGAAACGACGGGCAGAGATCCTCGCGTACTTCGACACCGGCGCTTCCAATGGCCCCGTCGAGGCCATCAACGGACGGTTGGAGCACCTGCGTGGCATCGCACTCGGGTTCAGGAACCTCAACCACTACATCTTGCGGTCCCTGATCCACTCCGGACAGCTGCAAACCAGGATCAACGCACTCTAAAACCGGAAGGGCCCCTTATCTCTTAGCGCCCCCGCTTGTGAAAAGGGTCGGGAAGCGTCGAGGAGGAACCTATCTAACGGTGGCGGGGCCTGTGACCATTGGCTTTAGGTCACAGCCGTGGATGGGGCGTGGGCCCGGCCACCTGGGGTGAGTGTGATCGTGTCTTCGGGGATAAACACACCGGCAACCGCCGCCGACGGGTGGAAGGCGGGTGTGCGGTGGGGTGGCCGGTTTCCCGTGCTCTTTTGGCAGGAAACCAGCCGCTGAGATGGCCGGGAGATGTTGCTCAACCGGCCCACAAAGAGTTGATCACACACACTCATCTTGTACCGGCCAGGACCCCTATATGTCGTGCCACCCCGAACCCCACCCCATGGTCAGCTACGCACTCCGAAACGCGAAGAGCCCATAAACCACGCCGGCTGGACGGGTAGTCGGATGGGTCGCAGGGAGGGGTGCACGTTCGGTTAAAGGTAAAATTCCCAACTCTGACCTGCTACTGGCAAAGGCCCCTACATGTTGGAACACCCGATCCAGATAGTGCGATCCCTACGCGCTCCATGTCGCGAAGATCCGCCTAGATCATGCCGGGCCTCTTCTGCTGGGAACGCATTGTGTAACCGAAGGAGCTTGATAAAGTTCGACTCGCAGCAATAGCTTGGTCGACCCTTTCGCGTGTCGCAACGTGAACGACTGTTACTTCCATCCGCGCCCTTTTCCTTTACACCTCCCTGGTGATCGGCATCGCGGTTACGCAATCCACTAAATTTCCGAACTCGGGCATTACGGTAACCATTCTGAAAAGTTCCACCATGGTCTTTTTGTCTGGCCCTACATGTCCCGGACCCAGATCCGGCTTTATTGTGCAGATTTGATTAGATGGGTGGGCTACCTTAACGAAAGGGTTCCAATAGTGCTTTAGATGCCTCGTATCGTTAATATTATGTATGCACAGAACGGATGCATCCACGGGCTTTTCGTAGATCGGAATAACGCTGTTGACAAAAGGAACTTCATCAGGGTCTTCGGGATTCTCCATATTCCATGCATTTTTCAGATAGAGATCGACAGCTTCCCGTCTTTCATAATTGACGTGCGTCAATGGATTCACCACTAGCGCTGTCGAACCCGAAACACGACTAGCTTGCTCTAGCGCAGGGAATCCGCCCCCAGATGTACCAAAGAACACGACTCTCGTGCCTTCGGCCAGAGAGGCCACAATCTCTTGTAGTTCCTGCTGGAAGTCGGGGGCTCGATTGTGACCCGCATACCATCCGATAGTCATCTTCCTATCTAGAATGATTGAGGGATCCGATACTAGAAGTACGTTAGCGGATAGGTCGCGGGTTGTTGCGAAGCCCTCGAATGCCGGAACAGTTGGAATACGCGTGGACGTGGCGCCTGAGAACATTACCAAAGTTGTATCCGCCCCAGCATCGGTCCAGTGGAGGTGCAAGGGGAGCCCCTGGTCAATCGAAATGAGACCAGTCGGCGTAAAGTTTCGAGAAAGGAACTCAACGACAGACGAGTACTCTACCACTGGACCATTTACGTTTATTGCACGCTTTTCCATGCTATGGACCTTACCGCATCTTCCTTGGTTCACGGAAACACATTTCAGACACTTGCCAGACCGACAAACTTTCCTTGCTGGAGGTGAACGAGTTGATAGCAGTGGCGCAACGCTATCCACTTTTCCATCAAGGATAAGCCAGATTCAATAAACTTCACTGAGTTCAGCGCTAGGAAAACCCGAAGATCATGGTATGCAACGTTGTCAAAGATTGCAGTGTACGGGAAGTTCAATACCAAGCGCGATTCAGCATCCTTTCGGCGTTGCACCTCTTTCCTTTAGGAGTTATGAAGTTATCCAACTTCTAAGGAAACTCTCTAACCTGAAGTAGCTCGTGATGACTTCTATATTGGTACTACTTGTTTGCTTTTCACCCAAATTATGGTTGGGTTCTTCTCTCGGTTTACGAACCCGCATTCGATCTCCCGCTAACCAAATGTTTGATCTTGCGAGTATCGATTTTGGTTCATCAACTCTTACCTACGGAGAGACAAGATCCGAGCGACTTCTCTCCACGGGTTGCCCCACCGCGAACTCCTGCTTGTGTTCACCTTCTACCAACGGTGCAAAGTCTGGCACGCGCTCGCCGACACCGGTGAGGTCCGCGATGGCCGCCACCGACCGATGCGCGGCTCGACCGTCCCCGTATGGGTTCACTGCATTCGCCATCGCATCATATGCCGCCGGAACATCAAGCAGTAGAGATGTCTCACTAACAATACGTTGGCGGTCCGTGCCGACCAACTTGACAGTGCCTGCAGCTACAGCTTCGGGTCGCTCTGTATTCTCTCGCATTACGAGTACCGGCTTACCCAACGCCGGCGCTTCCTCCTGAACCCCGCCCGAGTCAGTTACCACTACTGATGCTCGGTTCATCAGTTTAGTGAACTGATCATAAGGCAGCGGGTTTGTAATGATGACGTTGTTCAACTGATCAACCTTCGGCAGGACAGCATTTCGAACCAGGGGGTTGAGGTGCAGCGGAAGTGCGAAGATCGTGTTCGGGTACTTTTCCGCCAGTTCCTGGATGGCGGAACCGATCTCGGTCATATCATCGAGATTCTCACGGCGGTGAGTGGTCACCAGAACGAGCCGCTGGTCAGTATCAGCCATGGCGGCGAGTCGCTCGTCCTCAAACTGAATGTCCCACGTCGTGGCCTTGAGGAGCGAATCGATCACGGTGTTGCCGGTGACCACAATGTCCTTGGAACGGAAATTCTCGCGACGGAGGTTCTCCAAGGACCCGCTGGTGGGGGCAAGGTGAAGGGAGGTCACCTGCCCGATGACGCGGCGGTTCGCCTCTTCAGGGAAAGGTGAGAAGATGTTGCCGGTTCGAAGGCCGGCCTCAAGATGGACGATTTTCACACCGCGATGGAACCCTGCCAGCGCAGCTGTCATTGCGGTCGAGGTGTCACCCTGGGAGATGATGACGTCGGGATGCTCCCGTTCGATGATTTCATCGAGTCCGGTGAGGGCACGGGAAACGATCTCGTTGAGTGTCTGCCCCGGCTTCATCAGTCCGAGGTCGTATTTCGGTGTGATGCCGAACATCTGGTTGACCTGGTCGAGCATCTCTCGGTGCTGACCCGTAGAGACTGCGACGGACTCAAAACGCGAGTCTCGCTGTAGTTCAGCGATGACGGGGGCCACCTTGATGGCTTCAGGGCGTGTGCCGTAGACAGTCATGATCTTGGGCAGGGACACAGGATCTCCTAAGAAAAGGGGGTATAAGGCCAGGAATCTATTAGCGTCTCAGGCTACCCCGCACAGGAGAGGTTCACATCTTTAATCCGCTTTGACTGCCCCCAATCCGGTGTGGCCGTTATACGGCGAGCAAGACGGCAACGCATGCTGCCAGCAAGATCGGCACCTCTGCTACGCCGACGCGTCGTGCCGACCAGACCTCTCCTCGGCTAGCTGAGTGGGGAATAAGTACCGCACGAGCCAACGCGAGAGTCATCGTCAGAGCCATCACACATCCAGCAAGCCAACCAACACTTGAGAACGCTGTCCCAACTAGGACCAGGATCACCGCCGCCACATGATAGGCAATGGACCCAGCAAGATATCGCCAATTACCCTTCTCCCGGATCATCGACTTCACAAATGGGATCGTCCCGGAAAAGTAGATCGCCAGGAATAACCCGGAAGTCCAAGCCATATCTGGGACACCGAGCGGCGTGGAGACAGACTCCCCCTGCCCCACCATGGTCAGAGCGGGGAAAAGAAGTGCCGAGGCGATGGTGGTAGACACTCCAGACAATGTGGAGCGACTCCGCCCCTGGATGGTCTCCCACACAGCGACAGCCACGAGCGGGGCAAACGGAGCGGCCCACCATATCAGTGGCGGCTGCAGCAAGAGAGCTACAGCAATGCCGGCCAGCGCCACCGTCCCGTACACGTACACCGGCGTCAGATAGTGAGCCCGCCGACGGGGATTCCGGGCTTTCGCAGCCAGCCCGAACGCAAAGAACGCGAAGTAACCGAAGAACCAGGCCACCAGCACCGCAGGAAAGACCACCGCGGGGGTCCAGCCGGCTTCAGCCTCGCGATTCCAGGTCACGAGCCCCGAGACAAGACCGAGCACGGCCGGGCTGACGAGCATCGCCCACGCACCGTGCTGGTTAGGCACCCACGGCGAGATTCCCTTGTGCCGCTTCTTCTTTCCTCTTCCGGTGGAGCGTGGGGCCTTCGTGCTCGTCATGGCGTCAGACTAACATCAACCGAAAGTTTGACACGAATTCGTCCGTACTAAGTGGAGGAACCGCAAACCTGCAGGTTAGTGACTGTCGACTGTCGCCGGAGTCGTCACTGTCTCAGCTCCGCCTTCAGAAGCTGCCGCCGCTCCCCCATCTACCACGGTGGCGTACACCAGCGCGGTGAAGGCGAGGGTGGCCGAGGCGCTCATGGACAACCGATGACGTGCTGAGTGTTCGCTCGCCATGGACGCCTCCGTTACTTCGCCGAGCAGGATACCGTTTCGCTTCTGAAATTAGCCCATTGAGACGGACTTGTCGCAAAATAATTCACTGCTCTAGGCGAAGCAGGGGAAACGTTACTGATTCTTTATGCTTTTTCACCAGGCCGCAGGTCCGCAGGATCCCGCCGGATACTCCTCCATGGGGATCTCACCGGCAGTGAACGCATCGAGCACCGGCTGCAGGATCTCCCACGAGCGCTGGGGCGCGCCGACAGGAACTTCGACTCGGTGGTCGTCATCGATGAGCGCCCGAACGACCCGGCCATAGGGCGACAGTCTCGAAGGAACCAGGTCGGAGTGAAGCGTCACCCGCTGTAGGTTGTCACGGTAGCCGTGATCGGGGACATTGAGCTCGAGGAAGATGTCATCGGTAAACGGCAATACCAGCCGAGCAGGGGTAACCTCCTCAGCGCCTTCTGGGATCCGATAGGTGACGGCGATTGCCTGCTGCGGATCGCCGACGGCCTTGCCGGAACGAAGGCGCACCCGGACACCCTTCCATTGCTCGGTGTCTACCTTCAGGTCCAGTTGCACGAGGGTCTCCCTGCCCCGGTCCGGGTCGACGCCTTCCTCGTCCACATACGAGGGAAGCTGACGGCTGTCAATGGTCCCGGCCGTATACCGAGCCCGGCGCGCAGTGCCCGGAATCACCGCGGTTGCATCGAGGATATCCCCCGGGCCGGACGACCCGCCGACAGCGAGGACGTGTGCCATCACCTGCAGGAGATGGGATTGAATCATGTCCCGGGTCGCGCCATTGTTGTCGTAGAACTCGGCCCTCCCCTCCAGCGCCAGGGTCTCGTCAAAGGTGATGTCCACCAATTCGATGTGGCGGCCACTCCAACTGGCGGCGAACGGAGCATTTGCCGCAACGAGGTTGACCAAATTGCTCACCGCCGATTCGCAGATGAAGTGATCCACGCGGAAGACATGATCTTCATCGGTGGCCGTCAGTAGCTGTGTGTCCAACGCGTCAGCCCCGGCCGCGTCATCACCGAAGGGCTTCTCCAGCGCGAGCACCACATTCCCGGGCAGGGTGACGTCCTTGAGTGCCGCCACTGACTTCTCGGTCACTGCGGGTGGGAGGGCGAAGTAGATGATGGCGCGTCCATCCGTTGGGATGCCGTCCAGGACGTTCCGCAGGTCTGCGGCGCTGGTAGCGTCGGCGGTGCGGTAGGAGGCATCGCGGAAAAGCTCCTCCGGAAGACCCGCCTTCTTCATGGATTCGTGAACGATGCCCGGATAATCCGGGACGTCCTCCTGCCCCACCGCCACGAGACGGACAGCCGCGTCGCCGTGCTGCGCGAGGTATTCGCCGATACCAGGAATGAGAAGACGACGCGCGAGGTCGCCGGCGCCGCCGAGGATGATAAACGTCACGGGAGAGGTCACGCCCGCCACGGTACGCCCGCGGCCCTGACAGGCATGACGAGCGGGTGAGACATAGACTTGGTGGACATGACCTCCACGCCGATCGAGAAGTACGCCCTGCTGTCCGACACCCGCACGGGCGCCCTGGTCTCGGAGGGCGGCAGCAT
Above is a window of Corynebacterium suedekumii DNA encoding:
- a CDS encoding YwiC-like family protein, which codes for MTSTKAPRSTGRGKKKRHKGISPWVPNQHGAWAMLVSPAVLGLVSGLVTWNREAEAGWTPAVVFPAVLVAWFFGYFAFFAFGLAAKARNPRRRAHYLTPVYVYGTVALAGIAVALLLQPPLIWWAAPFAPLVAVAVWETIQGRSRSTLSGVSTTIASALLFPALTMVGQGESVSTPLGVPDMAWTSGLFLAIYFSGTIPFVKSMIREKGNWRYLAGSIAYHVAAVILVLVGTAFSSVGWLAGCVMALTMTLALARAVLIPHSASRGEVWSARRVGVAEVPILLAACVAVLLAV
- the wecB gene encoding non-hydrolyzing UDP-N-acetylglucosamine 2-epimerase, with protein sequence MSLPKIMTVYGTRPEAIKVAPVIAELQRDSRFESVAVSTGQHREMLDQVNQMFGITPKYDLGLMKPGQTLNEIVSRALTGLDEIIEREHPDVIISQGDTSTAMTAALAGFHRGVKIVHLEAGLRTGNIFSPFPEEANRRVIGQVTSLHLAPTSGSLENLRRENFRSKDIVVTGNTVIDSLLKATTWDIQFEDERLAAMADTDQRLVLVTTHRRENLDDMTEIGSAIQELAEKYPNTIFALPLHLNPLVRNAVLPKVDQLNNVIITNPLPYDQFTKLMNRASVVVTDSGGVQEEAPALGKPVLVMRENTERPEAVAAGTVKLVGTDRQRIVSETSLLLDVPAAYDAMANAVNPYGDGRAAHRSVAAIADLTGVGERVPDFAPLVEGEHKQEFAVGQPVERSRSDLVSP
- a CDS encoding glucose-6-phosphate dehydrogenase, with protein sequence MTSPVTFIILGGAGDLARRLLIPGIGEYLAQHGDAAVRLVAVGQEDVPDYPGIVHESMKKAGLPEELFRDASYRTADATSAADLRNVLDGIPTDGRAIIYFALPPAVTEKSVAALKDVTLPGNVVLALEKPFGDDAAGADALDTQLLTATDEDHVFRVDHFICESAVSNLVNLVAANAPFAASWSGRHIELVDITFDETLALEGRAEFYDNNGATRDMIQSHLLQVMAHVLAVGGSSGPGDILDATAVIPGTARRARYTAGTIDSRQLPSYVDEEGVDPDRGRETLVQLDLKVDTEQWKGVRVRLRSGKAVGDPQQAIAVTYRIPEGAEEVTPARLVLPFTDDIFLELNVPDHGYRDNLQRVTLHSDLVPSRLSPYGRVVRALIDDDHRVEVPVGAPQRSWEILQPVLDAFTAGEIPMEEYPAGSCGPAAW